One Streptomyces lincolnensis genomic region harbors:
- a CDS encoding sugar phosphate isomerase/epimerase family protein, translated as MSPRFATDVITFYHPGFWGLDSTEAVRELAVRDARGFWERIMDTLAATEVTGIELTFAPGDVASALRAHGSPAAFRRALDARGLSVVSAFVAGDDAPDWRQGDNLPAIVADAERRAAFLAEAGAELLVTGLPMRTTFGTRPPFFVDAAYMSRMADIAHTVGEAVSRHGVKLAFHTESHSTLWYERDIDLFMTLTDPRYVWLCPDSCHITLAGGDPAAVARRHTPRIALSHWKDATAPIDTHLTVDATIYARQQPYMTELGTGIVDWQAWADAMSRTPGADTVLIELDEAPDPVAALRAGTALAKKALSGAP; from the coding sequence GTGAGCCCGCGCTTCGCGACCGACGTCATCACCTTCTACCACCCGGGCTTCTGGGGCCTGGACTCCACCGAAGCGGTGCGCGAGCTGGCGGTCCGGGACGCGAGGGGCTTCTGGGAACGGATCATGGACACCCTGGCGGCCACCGAGGTCACCGGCATCGAGCTGACCTTCGCTCCCGGGGACGTCGCCTCGGCCCTGCGCGCCCACGGCAGTCCCGCCGCCTTCCGCCGCGCGCTCGACGCCCGGGGCCTGTCCGTCGTCAGCGCCTTCGTCGCGGGCGACGACGCCCCCGACTGGCGGCAGGGCGACAATCTGCCGGCGATCGTCGCCGACGCCGAGCGGCGCGCCGCGTTCCTCGCCGAGGCGGGCGCCGAACTCCTCGTCACCGGGCTCCCCATGCGGACGACCTTCGGCACGCGCCCGCCCTTCTTCGTCGACGCCGCCTACATGAGCCGCATGGCCGACATCGCCCACACGGTCGGCGAGGCCGTCTCCCGGCACGGTGTGAAGCTCGCCTTCCACACCGAGTCCCACAGCACCCTCTGGTACGAGCGGGACATCGACCTCTTCATGACCCTCACCGACCCCCGCTACGTCTGGCTCTGCCCCGACTCCTGCCACATCACCCTCGCCGGCGGCGACCCGGCCGCCGTCGCCCGCCGCCACACCCCCCGTATCGCCCTGTCCCACTGGAAGGACGCCACCGCCCCGATCGACACCCACCTCACCGTCGACGCCACGATCTACGCCCGACAGCAGCCCTACATGACCGAACTGGGCACCGGCATCGTCGACTGGCAGGCCTGGGCCGACGCGATGTCCCGCACGCCGGGCGCGGACACGGTCCTCATAGAGCTGGACGAGGCCCCCGATCCGGTCGCCGCACTGCGCGCGGGGACGGCACTGGCGAAGAAGGCGCTGAGCGGCGCCCCCTGA
- a CDS encoding MFS transporter, with protein sequence MTETTRADSSPPPPTKRPVRQLLAASVGNAVEWYDWYAYTFLATYIAAQVFPKGADNSLVPLLSTFAVFAVGFFMRPVGGLVMGAIADRHGRRNALTVTILLMGSSSLLVGLTPTYAAAGVLAPVVLVVARLLQGLSVGGEFAASTTFLVESAGPGRRGLFSSFQYVSTTAGQLLASGIATLLVDTLSDGQMNGWGWRIPFVLGAVLSLVGFWIRQGAQETRSEEQRRGPRPGLLEAVRRHPRESLLICGITAGGTIAYYTWTSYLPTYAELNAGVDKSDALLAGTISLAFFGLLQPVGGLLSDRFGRRPLLLFFGLGFAVLCVPLLGLLNGSFVVLLLVQCAGMVLLTGFTSISAAVNAEVFPPRVRAAGIGFPYSLTVALFGGTAPYVGTLLKDMGHAGLFPWYVAALCLGSSVVYLRLPETSRVELRR encoded by the coding sequence GTGACAGAGACGACCCGGGCGGACTCCTCGCCTCCCCCACCGACGAAACGACCCGTGCGCCAGCTCCTCGCCGCCTCCGTGGGCAACGCCGTGGAGTGGTACGACTGGTACGCGTACACGTTCCTGGCCACCTACATCGCGGCCCAGGTCTTCCCCAAGGGCGCGGACAACTCGCTGGTGCCGTTGCTGTCGACGTTCGCGGTGTTCGCGGTCGGGTTCTTCATGCGGCCGGTCGGCGGGCTGGTGATGGGGGCCATCGCGGACCGGCACGGGCGGCGGAACGCGCTGACGGTCACCATCCTGCTGATGGGCAGCAGCAGTCTGCTGGTCGGGCTGACACCGACGTACGCGGCGGCCGGTGTGCTCGCACCCGTGGTGCTGGTCGTGGCTCGGTTGCTCCAGGGGCTGTCCGTGGGCGGCGAGTTCGCGGCGTCGACCACGTTCCTGGTGGAGTCGGCCGGTCCGGGCCGGCGCGGGCTGTTCTCCAGCTTCCAGTACGTGTCGACGACCGCCGGGCAGCTCCTTGCGTCCGGCATCGCCACCCTGCTCGTGGACACACTGAGCGACGGGCAGATGAACGGCTGGGGCTGGCGGATCCCCTTCGTCCTCGGGGCGGTGCTCAGCCTGGTCGGCTTCTGGATCCGGCAGGGTGCGCAGGAGACCCGGAGCGAGGAACAGCGCCGGGGCCCGCGCCCCGGGCTGCTGGAGGCCGTGCGCCGGCACCCCCGTGAGTCGCTGCTGATCTGCGGGATCACCGCGGGCGGCACGATCGCCTACTACACCTGGACGTCGTATCTGCCGACGTACGCCGAGCTCAACGCGGGCGTGGACAAGTCGGACGCGCTGCTCGCGGGCACGATCTCGCTCGCGTTCTTCGGGCTGCTCCAGCCGGTCGGCGGGTTGCTGTCGGACCGGTTCGGGCGGCGGCCGCTGCTGCTGTTCTTCGGGTTGGGGTTCGCGGTGCTGTGCGTGCCGCTGCTCGGCCTGCTGAACGGCTCGTTCGTGGTGCTGCTGCTGGTGCAGTGCGCGGGCATGGTGTTGCTCACCGGCTTCACGTCCATCAGCGCGGCCGTCAACGCGGAGGTGTTTCCGCCGCGGGTGCGGGCGGCGGGGATCGGGTTTCCGTATTCGCTGACGGTGGCGCTGTTCGGGGGGACGGCGCCGTATGTGGGGACGCTGCTCAAGGACATGGGCCATGCCGGGTTGTTCCCCTGGTATGTGGCCGCGCTGTGTCTGGGGTCGTCGGTGGTCTATCTGCGGTTGCCGGAGACTTCGCGGGTGGAGCTGCGCCGCTGA
- a CDS encoding phosphocholine-specific phospholipase C, with translation MPEVNRRRFLQLAGATTAFTALSNSIQRAAALPAHHRTGTIEDVEHIVVLMQENRSFDHYFGSLRGVRGFGDPSPVTASGTKPVWYQSDGTKDVLPFRPDADDLGMQFIQDLPHGWNDGHAAFNGGKYDKWVPSKGSTTMAYLNREDIPFHYALADSFTICDAYHCSFIGSTDPNRYYMWSGYTGNDGTGGGPVLGNDEKGYGWTTYPERLEKAGISWKIYQDIGDGLDAKGSWGWIEDAYRGNYGDNSLLYFNQYRDARPGDPLYDKARTGTDFTKGEGYFDQLKADVKGGKLPQISWVVAPEAFTEHPNWPANYGAWYIAQVLDALTSDPAVWAKTALFITYDENDGFFDHVVPPFPPASADQGRSTVDVGPDLFKGDGKSVAGPYGLGQRVPMLVVSPWSKGGYVCSETLDHTSILRFMERRFGVHEPNISPWRRAICGDLTAAFDFSRKDTGPVALPDTDGYEPPDRERHPDYVPTPPAHAALPKQEPGLRRTRPLGYTPHVDAAVDTAAGKLTLTFASGPKAGAAFLVTSGNRTDGPWSYTTEAGKTISDTWNSAYSKGSYDLTVHGPNGFLRTFGGANKAAGPEVTARHRGDDVELTLTNKGSGAVRLKVTDGYGRRARTFTVRPGAVVRHVVDLAASGRWYDLTVVSESDPAFLRRFAGHVENGRPGVSDPRVITG, from the coding sequence ATGCCCGAAGTAAACCGGCGCAGATTCCTCCAACTCGCGGGCGCCACGACCGCGTTCACCGCGCTGTCGAACAGCATCCAGCGGGCCGCCGCCCTCCCGGCCCACCACCGCACGGGGACGATCGAGGATGTCGAGCACATCGTCGTCCTGATGCAGGAGAACCGTTCCTTCGATCACTACTTCGGCTCCCTGCGCGGTGTCCGCGGCTTCGGGGACCCGAGCCCGGTCACGGCGTCGGGAACCAAGCCGGTCTGGTACCAGTCCGACGGCACGAAGGACGTCCTGCCCTTCCGTCCGGACGCCGACGACCTGGGCATGCAGTTCATCCAGGACCTCCCGCACGGCTGGAACGACGGCCACGCCGCCTTCAACGGGGGCAAGTACGACAAATGGGTCCCCTCCAAGGGCTCCACGACCATGGCGTACCTCAATCGCGAGGACATCCCCTTCCACTACGCGCTCGCCGACTCCTTCACCATCTGCGACGCGTACCACTGCTCGTTCATCGGCTCCACCGACCCGAACCGCTACTACATGTGGTCGGGCTACACGGGCAACGACGGCACGGGCGGCGGGCCGGTCCTCGGCAACGACGAGAAGGGGTACGGCTGGACGACCTACCCCGAGCGTCTGGAGAAGGCCGGGATCTCCTGGAAGATCTACCAGGACATCGGCGACGGCCTGGACGCCAAGGGGTCCTGGGGCTGGATCGAGGACGCCTACCGCGGCAACTACGGCGACAACTCGCTGCTCTACTTCAACCAGTACCGCGACGCCCGGCCCGGCGACCCGCTGTACGACAAGGCTCGCACCGGCACGGACTTCACCAAGGGCGAGGGCTACTTCGACCAGCTGAAGGCCGACGTCAAGGGCGGCAAGCTGCCGCAGATCTCCTGGGTCGTCGCCCCCGAGGCCTTCACCGAGCACCCCAACTGGCCCGCCAACTACGGCGCCTGGTACATCGCCCAGGTCCTGGACGCGCTCACCTCCGACCCGGCGGTGTGGGCGAAGACGGCCCTGTTCATCACCTACGACGAGAACGACGGCTTCTTCGACCACGTCGTCCCGCCGTTCCCGCCGGCCTCCGCGGACCAGGGCAGGTCCACGGTCGACGTCGGCCCGGACCTCTTCAAGGGCGACGGCAAGAGCGTGGCCGGTCCCTACGGGCTCGGGCAGCGCGTACCGATGCTTGTCGTCTCCCCGTGGAGCAAGGGCGGTTACGTCTGCTCCGAGACGCTCGACCACACCTCGATCCTCCGCTTCATGGAGCGCCGCTTCGGTGTCCACGAGCCCAACATCTCGCCCTGGCGGCGCGCGATCTGCGGCGACCTGACGGCGGCCTTCGACTTCTCCCGCAAGGACACCGGGCCCGTCGCCCTGCCGGACACCGATGGCTACGAGCCGCCGGACCGCGAGCGCCACCCCGACTACGTGCCCACCCCGCCCGCCCACGCGGCCCTGCCCAAGCAGGAGCCCGGCCTGCGCCGGACCCGCCCACTCGGGTACACCCCGCACGTGGACGCCGCGGTGGACACGGCGGCCGGGAAGCTCACGCTCACCTTCGCCTCGGGCCCCAAGGCGGGCGCCGCGTTCCTGGTGACCTCCGGCAACCGCACCGACGGCCCCTGGAGCTACACCACCGAGGCCGGCAAGACGATCTCGGACACCTGGAACTCGGCGTACTCGAAGGGCTCCTACGATCTGACCGTGCACGGCCCCAACGGGTTCCTGCGCACCTTCGGGGGCGCGAACAAGGCGGCCGGTCCCGAGGTCACCGCCCGCCACCGCGGCGACGACGTCGAGCTCACCCTCACCAACAAGGGCTCCGGCGCGGTGCGGTTGAAGGTCACCGACGGGTACGGCCGCCGGGCCAGGACCTTCACCGTGCGGCCGGGGGCTGTCGTCCGGCATGTCGTCGACCTCGCGGCGAGCGGGCGCTGGTACGACCTGACCGTGGTCTCCGAGTCCGACCCGGCCTTCCTGCGGCGATTCGCCGGACATGTCGAGAACGGGCGCCCCGGCGTGAGCGACCCCCGCGTAATCACCGGGTAA
- a CDS encoding phospholipid scramblase-related protein: MTTHSNTPAGWYPDPHGAPQTLRYWDGAQWTQHTNNQQQATPQAQPVQQAAAQMPQQAAGPDPRVQRQVNQQAGVAPSGAGGGSLFSEPVLVVNQKAKLIELTNEYKVMDQNGNQLGSVVQVGQSTFRKIVRFLYSIDQFMKIRLEIRDAYGQPVMLLTRPGKIFKSRVIVERPDGSPVGEIVQQNVFGKINFALNVNGQQVGAIKAENWRAWNFAIVDHAENEVARITKTWEGLAKTMFTTADNYVLQIHYQLPEPLLSLVVATALTVDTALKQDARGFG, translated from the coding sequence GTGACCACGCATTCGAACACACCTGCAGGCTGGTACCCCGATCCGCACGGGGCGCCCCAGACGCTCCGTTACTGGGACGGCGCGCAGTGGACCCAGCACACCAACAACCAGCAGCAGGCGACCCCGCAGGCCCAGCCGGTGCAGCAGGCGGCCGCGCAGATGCCGCAGCAGGCGGCCGGTCCCGACCCGCGCGTCCAGCGTCAGGTGAACCAGCAGGCCGGGGTCGCGCCGAGCGGCGCCGGCGGCGGCAGCCTGTTCTCCGAGCCGGTGCTGGTGGTGAACCAGAAGGCCAAGCTGATCGAGCTGACCAACGAGTACAAGGTCATGGATCAGAACGGCAACCAGCTGGGGTCGGTCGTCCAGGTCGGGCAGAGCACCTTCCGGAAGATCGTGCGGTTCCTGTACAGCATCGATCAGTTCATGAAGATCAGGCTGGAGATCCGGGACGCGTACGGTCAGCCGGTCATGCTGCTGACCCGGCCGGGGAAGATCTTCAAGTCACGGGTGATCGTGGAGCGCCCGGACGGCTCGCCCGTGGGTGAGATCGTCCAGCAGAACGTCTTCGGCAAGATCAACTTCGCGCTGAACGTCAACGGACAGCAGGTCGGGGCGATCAAGGCGGAGAACTGGCGGGCCTGGAACTTCGCGATCGTCGATCACGCGGAGAACGAGGTCGCCCGGATCACGAAGACGTGGGAGGGGCTGGCCAAGACGATGTTCACGACCGCGGACAACTACGTGCTCCAGATCCACTACCAGCTGCCCGAGCCGCTGTTGAGCCTGGTCGTGGCGACCGCGTTGACCGTTGACACCGCGCTGAAGCAGGACGCGCGCGGATTCGGATGA
- a CDS encoding phosphatase PAP2 family protein, translated as MNARTEPSEEKPAAVARPPIVRELLLVAGLFLVYKFGRQLATGHTAEAFRNAHRVWDWERTLHLPGEGSVQSVLLHGDTLVHIANTYYATVHFPATVAFLVWLYLRRPAHYVWARRVLAVVTATALVVHLVFPLAPPRMLAAVGLVDTARVYGPSVYGPPQTDHLSNQFAAMPSLHFGWALMVAIGLIVATRTRLRWLWLLHPLLTLLVIVGTANHYWLDAIVAAAVLGLALAVIRPRTSSGRALLSLRSPHRTATTAGRTPDELAPTGEQADDQALVGAGR; from the coding sequence ATGAATGCCCGCACCGAGCCTTCAGAAGAGAAGCCGGCCGCTGTAGCGCGACCGCCGATCGTCCGTGAGCTCCTGCTTGTCGCAGGGCTCTTCCTCGTCTACAAATTCGGCCGACAGCTCGCCACGGGCCACACCGCCGAGGCGTTCCGCAACGCGCACCGCGTGTGGGACTGGGAACGGACGCTCCATCTGCCCGGCGAGGGGTCGGTGCAGTCCGTGCTGCTGCACGGCGACACCCTGGTGCACATCGCGAACACCTACTACGCCACCGTGCACTTCCCGGCCACGGTGGCCTTCCTGGTCTGGCTGTACCTGCGGCGCCCGGCGCACTACGTGTGGGCCCGCCGGGTGCTGGCCGTGGTCACCGCCACCGCGCTGGTGGTGCACCTGGTGTTCCCGCTCGCCCCGCCCCGGATGCTGGCCGCCGTCGGACTCGTCGACACCGCCCGCGTCTACGGCCCCTCCGTGTACGGCCCGCCGCAGACCGACCACCTCTCCAACCAGTTCGCGGCGATGCCCTCGCTGCACTTCGGGTGGGCGCTGATGGTGGCGATCGGCCTGATCGTGGCGACCCGCACCCGCCTGCGCTGGCTGTGGCTGCTGCACCCGCTGCTGACCCTGCTGGTGATCGTCGGGACCGCCAACCACTACTGGCTGGACGCGATCGTGGCGGCGGCCGTCTTGGGCCTCGCGCTCGCGGTCATCCGTCCCCGGACCTCGTCCGGGAGGGCCCTCCTCTCGCTTCGCTCGCCCCACCGCACGGCCACCACGGCCGGACGCACCCCGGACGAGCTCGCGCCCACCGGCGAGCAGGCCGACGACCAGGCCCTCGTGGGAGCGGGCCGATGA
- a CDS encoding TetR/AcrR family transcriptional regulator, which translates to MTSQAADGPVTVAASRRSKISREREQEFFDAVLEQIKECGYESVTMEGVAASTRCSKSTLYRQWKTKPQFVVAALRSRRQSRLAGIDTGSLAEDLREAARATARWSTTDTKLLQALGHAVTQDAELAQALREALVNPEIAALREILRRGVERGEIAAGHPALEYIPAQMFGVVRARPVVDGAYADQEYLVRFVDAVVLPALGLT; encoded by the coding sequence ATGACGTCGCAGGCCGCGGACGGACCGGTCACGGTCGCCGCCTCGCGCCGCTCCAAGATCTCGCGCGAGCGTGAGCAGGAGTTCTTCGACGCCGTCCTCGAACAGATCAAGGAGTGCGGATACGAGTCCGTCACCATGGAGGGCGTCGCCGCCAGTACGCGGTGCAGCAAGTCCACCCTCTACCGGCAGTGGAAGACCAAACCGCAGTTCGTGGTGGCCGCCCTGCGCTCCCGCCGGCAGTCGCGTCTGGCCGGGATCGACACCGGATCACTCGCCGAGGACCTGCGGGAGGCGGCCCGGGCCACGGCCCGGTGGTCGACGACGGACACCAAGCTCCTCCAGGCGCTCGGCCATGCCGTGACCCAGGACGCGGAACTCGCGCAGGCGCTGCGCGAGGCGCTCGTGAACCCGGAGATCGCCGCGCTGCGGGAGATCCTGCGGCGCGGGGTCGAGCGGGGGGAGATCGCCGCCGGACATCCGGCGCTGGAGTACATCCCCGCGCAGATGTTCGGTGTCGTGCGGGCCCGGCCCGTCGTGGACGGGGCCTACGCCGACCAGGAGTACCTGGTCCGCTTCGTGGACGCGGTCGTGCTGCCCGCGCTCGGCCTCACCTGA